The following are encoded together in the Ictidomys tridecemlineatus isolate mIctTri1 chromosome X, mIctTri1.hap1, whole genome shotgun sequence genome:
- the Lpar4 gene encoding lysophosphatidic acid receptor 4 yields MGDRRFIDFQFQDLNSSLRPRLGNATTNNTCIVDDSFKYNLNGAVYSVVFILGLITNSASLFVFCFRMKMRSETAIFITNLALSDLLFVCTLPFKIFYNFNRHWPFGDTLCKISGTAFLTNIYGSMLFLTCISVDRFLAIVYPFRSRTIRTRRNSAIVCAGVWILVLSGGISASLFSTTNVNNATTTCFEGFSKRVWKTYLSKITIFIEVVGFIIPLILNVTCSSVVLRTLRKPATLSQIGTNKKKVLKMITVHMAVFVVCFVPYNSVLFLYALVRSQAITNCLLERFAKIMYPITLCLATLNCCFDPFIYYFTLESFQKSFYINTHIRMESLFKTETPLTTKPSLPAIQEEVSDQTTNNGGELMLESTF; encoded by the coding sequence ATGGGTGACAGAAGATTCATTGACTTCCAATTCCAAGATTTAAATTCAAGCCTCAGACCCAGGTTGGGCAATGCTACTACCAATAATACTTGCATTGTTGATGATTCCTTCAAATATAATCTGAATGGTGCTGTCTACAGTGTTGTATTCATCCTGGGTCTGATAACCAACAGTGCTTCTCTGTTTGTCTTCTGCTTTCGCATGAAAATGAGAAGTGAGACCGCTATTTTCATCACTAATCTGGCCCTCTCTGATTTGCTTTTTGTCTGTACCCTacccttcaaaatattttacaacttCAACCGGCACTGGCCTTTTGGTGACACTCTCTGCAAGATCTCTGGGACTGCATTTCTCACCAATATCTATGGGAGCATGCTCTTTCTTACCTGTATTAGTGTGGATCGTTTTCTGGCTATTGTCTATCCCTTCCGATCTCGTACCATTAGGACCAGGAGGAATTCTGCCATTGTGTGTGCTGGTGTCTGGATTCTGGTCCTCAGTGGTGGTATTTCAGCATCTTTGTTCTCCACCACGAATGTCAACAATGCAACCACCACCTGCTTTGAGGGCTTCTCCAAAAGGGTCTGGAAGACTTATCTGTCCAAGATCACAATATTTATTGAAGTTGTGGGGTTTATCATTCCTCTGATACTGAATGTCACTTGTtcttctgtggtgctgagaaccctCCGCAAGCCTGCTACTTTGTCTCAAATTGGGACCAATAAGAAAAAAGTGCTGAAGATGATCACAGTGCATATGGCAGTCTTTGTGGTATGCTTTGTACCCTATAATTCTGTTCTCTTCCTGTATGCCCTGGTGCGCTCCCAAGCTATTACCAATTGCTTGTTGGAAAGGTTTGCAAAGATAATGTATCCAATTACCTTGTGCCTTGCAACTCTGAACTGTTGCTTTGACCCTTTCATCTATTATTTCACTCTTGAGTCCTTTcagaagtccttctacatcaaTACCCATATCAGGATGGAGTCCCTGTTTAAGACTGAAACACCTCTAACCACAAAGCCTTCCCTTCCAGCTATTCAAGAGGAAGTTAGTGATCAAACAACCAATAATGGCGGTGAATTAATGCTAGAATCTACTTTCTAG